Genomic segment of Streptomyces alboniger:
CGCACAGCCTTGTTGGTGTCACGGGTCAAAGCGGCGATCCGACGGTAGGCGGACGGCGAATACCGCATCCGTAGCTCCTCCGTCTGCCCCCACTTGTTGTGCTCGGGGGGCTCGGAGGCTCGCAGGAACGCCTCGGCCTCGTCGGCGAGGCGGACGTCACCTGCGGCCTGTCCTACGAGAAGGACCGCCTGAAACGGGTTGGTGCCCAGCGCCAGGTCAGGGACCCTACTGGTCTTGACCGTCATGCGGTTGCCTCGCATGGCCACCACCGTGTTCGGCCTGCCGTCGGCGTCGTCAGCCTCTGTCACCAGAAGCACCGCCCGGTGCTCGCCCCCGCCAGGCCCCTCCGCCAGGTCAGGCACCTTCAGCGGCACAGTCGTCATAGCCACCTGACCGGACTCGGTCAGACGCTCCACGGTCGTACCGTCCAGAAACGCCTGAAGCGCGCGGGTGCGAGAGGGCTGGGCAACGCGCGGATCGACTCGTTCCTTTTCGATGATCACTTCGCCGTTACGCAGCGTTCGAACGGATACCTCCAGCAGTGGCTCCCCGCTACCTCCAGGGGTCATGGCGGCCCAGAAATTCCGCCCGAGGGCCTGGACGAGTCGCCTGTGCATGATGTGCACACTGTCCGCGTCGTCGCTCGCGTCGTCCTCGGCCGGGCCGGCTTCGGCCAGGCTCGCCACGTCGTGTGCACCAACAATCAGGAACGATGTGCCCGGCTCCGCGCTTTCCCGTGTGAGGTGGAGCCGCTCGACCGTATCCCGATCGGCCCACCACGAACGCGCCACGTTTGCATCACCCAGGTCGGGATCGGGCCGTCCGAACCAGGCGGGCCCGGCGCAAGGCGTACCACCGACCTCACGCCATGGCAGATCGAGTCGTCCGACAAGCCGTCGTTCCGTACGTCCTTCATGCGGTTCCGACAAGGTGGAATTCATGAGCACAAGGCCGAGTCGACTGGTCGCCCACAGTGTCGCCTTGCCGAGGCCGTACGAACCCCCGGCTCCATTCGTCGACTTGTGACTGTCCAGTTGGCGGCGAACGACGGCTGCGAATCGGCCGGTCTCGTAGTCATCGCCGGTCAGCCCGGAAGCGTTGTAGTCGTCGACCCTCAACAGCACCAGTCGGTCGCGCTCCTCCATCTCGCGCAGCCCCGCGGCAATGACCCGCCCGACCTTCTGGTTTTGCGCGGCCGCGACCTGGTAATGCGGCAAGAGATCTTCCCAACGGAGCGCCTCACGAAATCGGGCCAGCCATTCCCCCGTCAATTCATGCAGTGTGTAGTGGACCCGAACCGGCCTAGAATTGGGCAGACGCTCGTCGAGACTGTTCTGGGTGGCCTCTCGAGCCAGGACCTCGACGTCTGCATCGAAAGCGAAGGCCGCAGCATTTCCGAACTCTCGGCCGCCGTCCTGATGCGCCGGCCGGTGGCGCCAACCAACATTCCCGATGTCGTCCCCCTCCGACGTCCCCGCCTCTGCCTCCTCGAGAACGTCGAAGAGCGCTTCGACCTTCACGCGCATGCCGTCATTCGGAACCGAGCGCCCCTCCAGCCAGGAAGAGATGAGGAATTGAGGAACATCGAGCCGCTGCGCGAGCTCGGCCTCATCTGTCCCATGGTGGACCATTTGCTCCTTGAGCCAATGACCGAATGATCCTTCATCCACTGTCATCGCATTGCCCGCTCTCTCCGCATTCCTGGATCCCGCACTCCTGTTCTCTACCGCTGCACGCCCACGACGGGAAGCCCGGCGGTTGGCTCTCCGCACACGCGACGCAAGCCCGTTTCCCAGCGCCTCCCATTCCCGCTGGGCTCTCTTCATCCGCCCGGCCGCACCCGGCTTGTCCGGCTCGAGGCCGAGGGCGATCCGCATGTCCGACAAGCCCCGGACCTCCAACTGTCGGACCCGTTCGCGTGTGACACCGAAAAGTCGACCGACCTCCTCCAGCGTCCACCGCTCTCCGTCCACCAATCCGTAGCGATACATAATCATCAACAGCGTGCGTTCATTCAACACCGACAGCAACGGCCGAAGTTCCTCCAGTGCGATGTACTGCCGCAGCGAATGGTGTGGGGTTGTCGACGCGCCCCGATAGTCGGAGATGGCGGACTCAGGGAAGCCGATTTCGACAAGAGCATCGAGAGACTTCGTGCGTCGCGACAGCTTCAAGCACGAGGCAACCTTTTCATGAGAGAACCCTGTTGCCTTCTGGAGGTCTACGACATCGGGCTCGATCCCCCTGGCCCGCGAATCCCGCTGAACCCGGGTTATCTTTCTGACCGAGTCACGCACGTGTACGGGCAGCCTGATGGCCGCCCCGAAGTCGGCGACCGCTCTGTCCGCCGACTGTCGGATCCAACTCGTCGCATAGGTCGAGAACTTGAACCCCCGCGCGATGTCGAACTTCTCCACGGCTCGAGTCAACCCAATGACCCCGTACTGCGCCAGGTCGTCGAGGTCGAGGTCGTTGCCATGAGCCATGCCCTTCACTACCGAGTAGACGAGCCGCATGTTGTGAGCCACCAACGCCTCATACGCCTTGCGCGCCTCTCCATCTCTCGGCAGGTCGCGCAGATAGCCTGCGGGAATATCTTCCGCGCACGGCAACCCTTCACGAACGAGGAGGAATAGTCCCACCTCCTCCTCGGCTGTAAGAATCCGTCCGTCCGGGTTCCTGTTCCATCGATCTCCGTCCAGTACTCGTCGTGCGGCGGCGCGAGCGCTGTGGTGATCGACCACCACGCGTCCCTCATGGACGCAGTCAACCCCTGGGGCACTTGCAACCACCTCGCCCGAGTCGGCTTCCTCTTCACTTTCGGGCGTTTCGCGAGACGCCCGTTCGAGTAGCCAGCCCTCGGACCTCATCGCGGCAGCGAGTTCACATGTGGTGCGCTCATCGAGCCCCGCCGCAACAGACACTCGCGAGACTGCGATGTCCGGTTCCGCACCCTCCGCCCGGAAACGCCGCAACAGTCGCACGACTCGACCCCAATCGGCCCCGCGGTCCCCACCGTTGTGCGGGGGCCGACCATCCGTGCTCATCTCACCCCTCCGCGCCGACTTCCGTGTTCGTACTCAATTCATATCGCTATCGTGACCTTGTTGCCGCCGCCACGGGGAGAGTTGATGAGAACCATTCCGAGCGAGATCTCACGGAGGACGCGAAGCCGCGCCGAGCGCAGCGTGTTCGCCGCGCTCAAAGCCATTCCCGACAGCGAGAGCGTGGCGCTGCACTCCGTACACCTGCCGGCGCATCGCTACAAGCGCGTCGGCGAGATCGACTTCGTAGTGGTGACACCGCAACTGATCCTGTTCATCGAAGTGAAGGGCGGGCAGATCTCCCACCACGATGGGGAGTGGCGGTTCGGACGAGGGGACGGCACCGCTGATGTCCGCCGCGAAGGCCCCTTCGCACAGGCCAGTTCAGG
This window contains:
- a CDS encoding transcriptional regulator codes for the protein MTVDEGSFGHWLKEQMVHHGTDEAELAQRLDVPQFLISSWLEGRSVPNDGMRVKVEALFDVLEEAEAGTSEGDDIGNVGWRHRPAHQDGGREFGNAAAFAFDADVEVLAREATQNSLDERLPNSRPVRVHYTLHELTGEWLARFREALRWEDLLPHYQVAAAQNQKVGRVIAAGLREMEERDRLVLLRVDDYNASGLTGDDYETGRFAAVVRRQLDSHKSTNGAGGSYGLGKATLWATSRLGLVLMNSTLSEPHEGRTERRLVGRLDLPWREVGGTPCAGPAWFGRPDPDLGDANVARSWWADRDTVERLHLTRESAEPGTSFLIVGAHDVASLAEAGPAEDDASDDADSVHIMHRRLVQALGRNFWAAMTPGGSGEPLLEVSVRTLRNGEVIIEKERVDPRVAQPSRTRALQAFLDGTTVERLTESGQVAMTTVPLKVPDLAEGPGGGEHRAVLLVTEADDADGRPNTVVAMRGNRMTVKTSRVPDLALGTNPFQAVLLVGQAAGDVRLADEAEAFLRASEPPEHNKWGQTEELRMRYSPSAYRRIAALTRDTNKAVRELVALPKEKRRSGSDRLRKRLTVGGRKEARSNETAGLPTLDDLEARIDDDGAWCVTAEVKVPAGGDSWQLTPVAKLDVRSGARPVVSWAELVAVRSCEVVDGVLRFAPGARSATFRGVTDVSTHPVRATLTGLVVELSAGKGGKA